One Ferribacterium limneticum genomic window, CTGCGCAGTGGCAACAAGAAGGCCGCGCTATTCACCCTGCTCGGCGATGCCCTCAAGGGCTGGGCCGCCGTCTTCATCGCGCAGCAGATGGGCTTTTCGAGCACCGTCATCGGCCTCGTCGCACTCGCCGTCTTCCTCGGCCATCTCTACCCGATCTTCCTCAAATTCAAGGGCGGCAAGGGCGTCGCCACCGCCGCCGGCGTGCTCATCGCGCTCGACCCGCTGCTCGGCCTCGCCGTCGCCGGCACCTGGCTGTTCATGGCCTACGCCTTCCGCTACTCATCGCTGGCCGCCGTCATCGCTGCCGCCATGGCCCCGGTCATTTCCGTGCTGATGCACGGCGGCAACGGCCAGACGGTCGTCGTCGGCATCCTCGGCATGGCCCTGATCGGCAAGCATTGGCAGAACATCCAGCGCCTGATGGCCGGCCAGGAATCGAAGATCGGCAGCAAGAAAAAGGCTTGAGGCCAAGGCCTCGCCACAACAACGCCGGTTCGCCGGCGTTTTTTGCGTCGGCGCGATAGCCAATTCCAATCCATCGCATTCGATCAATCGATTGGATCACTAAATCCGCGCTGCCTACACTGAGGTCACCAGGTCATCACGACCCGAACCACTTCAGGAGGCCACCATGATTTCGAATTTCATTGATCGCTGGTTCGACGAGCTGGCATGGCAACCCTACGTCGACATCCTGGCGACCCTGCCCGACAACTTCTGAGCAATGAACCAAAATGGAGCGCCCCCGTCAAACGGTGCCTCCGTTCCAAACACCAAGGAAAACCCATGACCCAAAGCGTCACCCTCGGCGGCAACGCCATCACCGTCGCCGGCAAATTCCCGCAAAAGGGCGACACGGCCCCCGCCTTTTCGCTGGTCGCCAAGGATCTGTCCGACGTCGCCCTCGCCAGCTTCGCCGGCACACGCAAGATCCTCAACATTTTCCCGAGCATCGACACGCCGACCTGCGCCACATCTGTCCGCCAGTTCAACACCAAGGCGAGCGGATTGCCGAACGCCGTCGTCCTGTGCATCTCGGCCGACCTGCCCTTCGCCCAGGCCCGCTTTTGCGGCGCAGAAGGTCTCGATAACGTCGTCAACCTGTCCACCCTGCGCGGCCGCGAGTTCATCGAAGCCTACGGCGTCGCCATCACCAGCGGCCCGCTGGCCGGGCTGACCGCCCGCGCCGTCGTCGTCCTCGACGAAAACGACAAGGTCATCCACAGTGAACTGGTCAGCGAAATCAAGAACGAACCCGACTACGCCGCAGCTCTGTCCGCCCTCTGAGACCAAGCCATGCTTTCAGGCACCTTCGATGAATTCAAGGCGCTAGCCCTCGCCGAAGGATTCGACGAGGTGCTTGAACGCACCTGGCCCGCCGATGCCGTGCTCGATTCGCACAATCACCCGTTCGCGGTAAAAGCCCGCGTCGTACACGGCGAAATGTGGCGACGGTCGATGCTGACACGTGGCCCCTCAAGGCCGGCGCCACCTACTGTGTGGCCCGTCGGAACTAAACGGAGGCCACCATGAGCAAGAAATGCTGCAAGCACCATCCGCCGTGCAAAGACTGCCCGAAGCTGAAAAAGAAGAAGAAAAAGAGTATCGCCACGGTCGACCGGAAATTTTGGCCAATTTTCAAATCGCTGCGTGACGATTAACGCCAAACCTTGCGGCAGGGGGCGAATTGGAGAACACTGAGCGCCATCGCCCAGCGGACGCCAAGCATGCACGCCCTTTCAGTTGAAGCGCTGTCCAGTTACTGGTCGGCCAACGAAATTGCCACCAACATCATCGTCTTCATGAACCTGGTCGGCGCCCTGCTGCTCGGCTTCATCCTTGGCTACGAACGCTCCTACCACGGCCGTGCCGCCGGCATGCGGACCTACGGACTGGTTTGCGTCGCCTCCTGCGCCTGCACGGTCATTGCCGGTTACCCCGGTTCCTGGTACGGCGGCGCCGCGCTGCTCCAGGCCGGTGGTGCCGCCGTTCCCATGCCGGATCCGACGCGGGTCATCCAGGGTATCGTCACCGGTGTCGGCTTCCTCGGCGCCGGTGTCATCATGAAGGAAGGCCTCAACATCAGCGGCCTGACCACCGCCGCCTCGATCTGGTCGGCATCGGTCATCGGCATCCTGGTCGGTATCGGTTTCTACGGCGCCGCCATCCTGCTCACGCTGCTCTCGGCCGCTTGCATGCTCTATGTTTCCAAGCTCGAAGCCTGGCTACCATCGCGCCACGCCATCTCGGTCAGCCTGCGTTTCTTGCCTGAATTCATGCCACAGGAAGTCTACATCCGGAAAGCCCTGCTCGATATGGGCTACGAAGTGGCCGGTGGCTCGTTTTCCGTTGGCTACCATGGCCGCGCCCAGGAATGGCGTTTTGTCGCGGTGGCCCTCGGCCAGGGCATCGGCAAACCACTCGCCGAAATGCCCGTCAAGCTGATCGGACTCGACGGCGTCGACAGCTTCAACGTCGCCCACGCCCGGAATTAACCGATCAAATCGCTCAACGGCCAGCGCGGCTGAATGGCAAAACTGCCCGCCGCCTTGGCCGGCGTTCCGGCCTGCAGGCGCAGGCAACCGGCCAGCGCGATCATCGCGCCGTTATCGGTACAGAACTCCAGCTCCGGGTAATAAACGCTGAACCGCTTGCGCCGTGCCTCGTCGTCGAGCGTCGCCCGCAACTGCTTGTTGGCGCCAACGCCACCGGCCACCACCAACTGCTTGAGGCCGGTCTGCTTCATCGCCTTGAGCGATTTCTTGACCAGCACCTCGACAATGGCCTCCTGAAAAGCCCGCGCCGCATCAGCCTTGAAAGGCTCACTCATGTCCTCGGCGTGCTCACGCACCAGCGTCAGCACCGCCGTCTTGAGCCCGGAAAAACTGAAACTCAGATCACCCGAATGCAGCATCGGCCGCGGCAATTCATAAACCCCCGGCGTGCCCGACTCAGCCAGCTTCGACAGCAAGGCACCACCCGGATAGGGCAGGCCGAGCAGCTTCGCGCTCTTGTCGAAAGCCTCGCCGGCCGCATCATCCAGCGTCTCGCCGAGCAGTTCGTACTCGCCGACGCCGGTCACCCGCATCAATTGCGTGTGACCGCCAGAGACCAGCAAGGCGACAAACGGAAAGGTCGGCGGCGTGGCCGACAACAGCGGCGACAACAAATGCCCTTCGAGGTGATGCACCGGAATGGTCGGCTTGTCGATGGCCAGCGCCAACGCTTCGGCAAAGGCGCAACCAACGAGCAGCGCCCCGGCCAGCCCCGGACCGCGCGTGTAGGCCACGGCATCGACCTCGTCGAGCGAGCGATTGCCCTGCGCCAGCGCCTCACGCAGCAAGGGCACGACGCGCCGGATGTGATCGCGCGAAGCCAGTTCGGGAACGACACCACCGTACTCGGCGTGCATCGCCACTTGCGAGTGGAGCGCATGCGACAGGAGGCCGGCTGCGCTGTCGTAGAGCGCAATACCGGTTTCGTCGCAGGAAGATTCAATACCAAGAACTAGCATGGCGTCGATTTTAACACTTGGACCAACAAGGTTTTCTCGCATATACTGTTGGGCTACCCGCAAAGTCTGCGGAACAAATTTTGCGCGCACTGCCTTTCACTTGACCTGGCAGGCGCCTAACGGAAGGGGGTGATTTATATGCCAAACGTTCGTGTCAAGGAAAATGAGCCGTTCGAAGTTGCGATCCGCCGCTTCAAGCGCACCGTCGAAAAAACGGGTCTGCTGACCGAGCTGCGCGCCCGTGAGTTTTACGAAAAGCCCACCGCCGAGCGCAAGCGTAAGGCTGCCGCTGCTGTCAAACGCCAGCACAAGCGCCTCCGTAGCCTGACCCTGCCGCCGAAACTTTTCTAATCAGAAAAATTTCGCAGCACAAAAGAGCCGCCCGCCCAACAGCTGGCGGCTCTTTGCTTTAAGAAAGCCGAAAATGAGTTTGAAAGCACGCATCACCGAAGACATGAAGTCGGCCATGAAGGCCAAGGAAACGGCCAAGCTGAGCGCGATTCGTCTGCTGCTCGCCGCCCTCAAGCAAAAGGAAGTCGACGAGCGCATTGAACTCGATGACACCGCCGTCGTCGCCATCATCGAAAAGCTGACCAAGCAGCGCAAGGACAGCGTCACCCAGTACGAAGCTGCCGGTCGCCAGGAACTGGCCGACGCCGAAAAATTTGAAATCGCCGTCCTCGCTGTCTATCTGCCGGAAAAAATGAGCACCGAGGAAACCGCCGCGGCGGTCGCCGCCGCTGTTGCTGCCACTGGCGCCAAAGGCCCGGCCGACATGGGCAAGCTGATGGCAGTGCTCAAGCCGCAACTGGCCGGCAAGGCCGACATGGCCGAGGTTTCGAAACTGGTCAAAGCGGCGCTAGCCGGTTAAGCCGCGAGGCACGTCGTGATTCCGGATTCTTTTATCCAGGATCTGCTGGCCCGGGTCGACATCGTCGACCTGGTGGACAGCTACGTACCACTCAAGAAAGCGGGTGCCAATTACGCCGCCTGCTGCCCTTTCCACAATGAAAAATCGCCGTCCTTCACGGTCAGCCCGACCAAGCAGTTCTACCATTGCTTCGGCTGCGGCGCCCACGGCACGGCAATCAGCTTCGTCATGGAATACCAGGGCCTCGGCTTCGTCGATGCCGTCAAGGATCTCGCCACTCGCGCCGGCATGCAGGTGCCGGAAAGCGAAGGGCGCAGCTTCAAGGACGAAAAGCCCGGCCAGACGCGAACGCTGATCGAGATCATGGCGCGCGCCGCGCAGTACTACAAAGACCAGCTCAAGCAGTCACCGAAAGCCATCGAATATTGCAAGAAACGCGGCTTGACCGGAGAAATCGCCGCCCGCTTCGGCATGGGCTACGCGCCGGATGGCTGGCAGAATCTGCAGGGAGTTTTCCCCGACTACAACGCTGACGAACTGAAGGTCGCCGGACTGGTCATCGAAAACGAGTCCGGCCGCCGCTACGACCGTTTCCGCGACCGCCTGATGATTCCAATCATCAATCCCAAGGGCGAGATCATCGCCTTCGGCGGCCGTATCATCGACCAGGGCGAACCGAAATACCTCAATTCGCCGGAAACACCGCTCTTCGAAAAGGGCCGCGAACTGTTCGGTCTGCCGCAAGCCCGTCAGACCCTGCGCGAAACCGACACCGCCATCGTCACCGAAGGCTACATGGACGTCATCGCGCTGGCCCAGAACGGCGTCGGCAACGCCGTCGCCACACTCGGCACGGCCACAACCGCCACCCACGTCACCAAGCTGCTACGCCAGGTCGACCGCATCGTTTTCTGTTTCGACGGCGACAACGCCGGGCGTAAAGCGGCGTGGCGGGCCCTGGAAAACTCGCTAGAAGCACTGGCCGACAACAAGCGTCTGGCCTTCATCTTCCTGCCCCAGGAACATGACCCGGACAGCTACATCCGCGAATTCGGCAAGGAACAGTTCGACCGGCAAGTCATCCAGGCCATGCCGCTCTCCGACTTCCTGCTGCGCGAACTGGCCCAGCGCTGCGACCTGACCAGCTCTGAAGGCAAGGCGCAACTGATCTACGAAGCCAAGCCGCTGCTGCTCAAACTGCCGACGCCGTTGCTGCGCCTGCAGTTAGTCAAGCGCTTGGCCGAAGCCAGCGGCTTTGCCCAGGGTGAAGTCGAGCGCCTGTGCGAACTCAAATCCTACACGCCGTCCGCCCCGCCCAAGGCCAAGCGGACCGCGCCGTCGCTGACCCGCAACCTGCTGCGCATCGTGTTGCACAAGCCGCAACTGGCCAGCCAGCTGCCGATCGATCTTCTGCCCGACACCCCTGAGCGCGCCGCGCTGATTCGCCTGCACGACCTGGTCAGCGCCAACGATGATGCCAGCAGCTACGCCGGGATACGTGAGCAATTGCGTGGCCAACCGGAGGAAAGCATGATCGAAAACGCCGCATCGGAACTTCTCGGCCAGCCGTTTGACGAAGATGAAGCAGACGAAGAGTTTCGCGACACCCTCGACAAGTTGCAGGAAGGCGGCCAGAAACGTGCTTTTGCCGAATTGCAGGCGAAAGCCCATCAATTTGGCGTGGCCGGACTCAGCGCTGCGGAAAAAATGGCTTACATACAACTGCTCAGCAAGCAAGCAAATCGCAGCTAAGTTGTGGTAAAATTTATGGTTTTCTCGAATTCTATGGATCGTGTTCATGGCTAAGGCAAAAGACCCCGTTAAGGAAGCCCCGAAGGCTCGCATCAGCAAGGCCAAGGAGAAGGCAGCCGAGAAGGCGCTGCTGCAAGGCCAGATGGCTGAAGCCCCCGAACCGCTCGACGCCGAAGCGCGCAAGACGCGCCTCAAGACGCTGATCAAGCTCGGCAAGGAGCGCGGCTACCTGACCTACGCCGAGATCAACGACCACCTGCCGGACGACGTGGTCGACGCCGAAAGTATCGAAGCGATCATTTCGACCTTCAGCGAAATGAGCATCCAGGTTTTCGACGAAGCCCCGGCTGCCGAAGACCTGCTGATGTCGGACACCGCTGCCGTTGCTGCCGATGACGAAGAAGTCGAAGCGCAAGCTGAACAGGCGTTGTCCACCGTCGATTCCGAATTCGGCCGCACCACCGACCCGGTCCGCATGTACATGCGCGAGATGGGCACGGTTGAACTCCTCACCCGCGAAGGCGAAATCGAGATCGCCAAGCGCATCGAGGAAGGCCTCAAGCACATGATCCAGGCGATTTCCGCCTGCCCGACCACGATTACCGACATTCTCGACATGGCCGCCAAGGTCGAGAACGACGAGATGCGCATCGACGAACTGGTCGATGGCCTGATCGACCCGAACGCCACCGAAGAAGTCGCCGCAGCTCCCGAAATGCCCGAAGCCGAAGAAGAGGAAACGGACGACGAGGATGAGGACGGCGACGGAGGTGCCGCTGGCGCTGCTTCCGCCTCGCTGCTGCAACTCAAGACCGATGCCCTGGAGCGTTTCAAGGCCATCAAGAGCGTGCATGCCAAGATGCAGAAGCTGCTGTCGAGCAAGGGCCCGCATGACAAGGCCTACCTCAAACTGCAACAGCAGATTTCCGATGAACTGCTCAACATCCGCTTCACCTCGCGCTCGATCGAACGCCTGTGCGACAGCGTGCGCGGCATGGTCGAACAGATTCGCGGCTCCGAGCGCAAGATTCAGCAAATCTGCGTCGACCGCGTCAAGATGCCACGTCCGCACTTTATCCAGACCTTCCCGGGCAAGGAAACGACGCTGGAGTGGGTGGACGCCGAAATCGCCGCCGCCCCCAAGACCTACCTGGCCATCCTGACGCGCTGTGCACCGGACATCAAGGAAGAGCAGAAGAAGCTGATCGCCCTCCAGGATCGCATCGGCATTCCGCTCAAGGACCTCAAGGACATCAACAAGCAGATGTCCACCGGTGAAGCCAAGGCCCGTCGCGCCAAGCGCGAAATGACCGAGGCCAACCTGCGTCTGGTCATCTCGATTGCCAAGAAATACACCAACCGCGGCCTGCAGTTCCTCGACCTCATCCAGGAAGGCAACATCGGCCTCATGAAGGCCGTGGACAAGTTCGAATACCGTCGCGGCTACAAGTTCTCGACCTACGCCACGTGGTGGATCCGTCAGGCCATCACGCGCTCCATCGCCGACCAGGCGCGGACCATCCGCATCCCGGTGCACATGATCGAAACGATCAACAAGATGAACCGGATCAGCCGCCAGATCCTGCAGGAAACGGGTGCCGAACCCGATCCGGCAACGCTGGCCAAGAAGATGGACATGCCGGAAGACAAGATCCGCAAGATCATGAAGATTTCCAAGGAGCCGATCTCCATGGAAACCCCGATCGGCGACGACGACGACTCGCATCTTGGCGATTTCATCGAAGATCAGCTGACCCTGGCGCCGGCCGATGCAGCCATGTACTCCAGCCTGCGCGGCGTCACCAAGGAAATCCTCGACACGCTGACGACGAGGGAGGCCAAGGTCCTGCGCATGCGCTTCGGTATCGAAATGAACACCGACCACACGCTGGAAGAAGTCGGCAAACAGTTCGACGTCACCCGCGAGCGTATCCGCCAAATTGAAGCCAAGGCGCTGCGCAAGCTGCGTCACCCAACCCGCTCCGACAAGCTGCGCAGCTTCCTGGACCAAAACGGCAACTAAGCTTTCCGGGCCTGTAGCTCAGTTGGTTAGAGCAGAGGACTCATAATCCTTTGGTCCACGGTTCAAGTCCGTGCAGGCCCACCAACTTGCAGTTCTGCGACCAAGCCTCCGGGCTTGGCCGCATGTTTCAGAAGTACCCGGTAGGCACTTCGACGAAAGCCCCGTTGCTGACGCGAAGTGGCAGGTTTTTTAGGCATTTTTTGTAAAGGCATTCGACATGAATACAGAATCCATCCTCACGCACCTCAAGAAGCACGGCCAATTGCTCGATGCTGATATTGCGAAAGGCACAGGCATTGCGTTGTCGGATGTTCGTACATCGATCCTCGAACTGTCCGCTCAAAAAGCCATTTCGGTATGCAGCATGACGACGTTCAAGAACGGCACGCCGACCGAAGGCATGTTCTGCCGCGTTTCCGGCTACATGCCGTCAGCCGCTCCGGGCCGCAAGCCGGGCGTCAAGACCTAAATAAAAGGGTCAGCCAGGCTGACCCAAAAGCTTCCTGCTATTCACTAACGCGGCCGCGCTGTAGTTTGACCTGGCCGCGTTTTATTTTGCTCTCGATGCGCTTGCGCTGTGCGCTTCGGCTGGGCTTGGTTGGCCGCCGGACAACCGGCACAAAGGCCGCCGCGGCAATCAGTTCGCGCAAGCGAACCAGCCCGTCTTCGCGGTTGCGCTCAAGGCTGCGATGCTTTTGTGCCTTGATGACGACGATGCCATCGCTACTGATCCGCTGATCGCGCATGGCCCGCAGCTTTTCCTTGATTTCACCGGGCAGGCTGGAGGCTGCGATATCAAAGCGCAAATGCACGGCGTTCGACACCTTGTTGACGTTCTGCCCGCCCGCGCCTTGAGCGCGGATGGCGGTGAATTCAACTTCGCTTTCGTTCAAAACAAGGGCGTTCATTTTTTTGCTTCGAGTTGGTCGTAAACCGCCGTCGCCACTTTGGCCAGTTCGCCCTTGGCGGTGCTCGCCGACAGGGCGTAGCCGAATTTACCATCGACCCAGTAGAAAACGTTGACCTGCCCTTCGCGGGCGAAACGGAAGCCGGTTTCGGGCTGGGTTGCATTTTCGGTCGTCACGTACAGCGTCATGCGCTGGCCGGTGGCCTCCTGATACATGAACTGGGCGACCGGGCCGGCATTGCCGGGGAGCAGACGGCCGCCAACCAGTTCGTAACCGAGGGCGCCGAGTTTGGGCGGACTGACCGGGGTACCGAGACGTTTGGACAACCATTTGACCAGCGCCTCCTCCTGATCGGCCGTGACCTCAACGGGGCGGCGCGCATCGGGGCTGTAAACCACGTGGGCGACGGCGGCCTGTCGGGATAGCGGCACGACGACCTGCGCCATGTGTTCGGCGCTCTGGTACTGACCATGCCCCAGCCAACCAGCGACACCGCCGAGCGTGGCGACAACCACACCGGCGGCTATCTGCTGCAGCGGCCAGGATTTCAAATTTGGCCATTTTTTCCGGTTGACCGTGGCATTCACCGGTTGCACGGTCAGCGCCTGCAAATGGTCCGGCAAAGGCTCGACCAGCACCGGATTGAACAACGCCTTGAGCGCCTCGTTCTGGGCGCGATAGGCGCGAACGCGTTCGGCGTCCTCGGGATAGAGAACCAGATAAGCTTCGATCTCGGCCCGCCGCGCTGGCGTCAAGGCGCCGTCGACGTAGGCGTGCAGGTCGTCTTCGGTGATATTGAGCGGGCTCATCGTACAACCCTCAAATTGGCGCCAGACTGCCGGCCTTCCATGATCTGGCGCAAGCGTTCGCGTCCACGCGACAGGCGGGACATCACGGTGCCGATCGGAATGCCCAGCGCTGCGGCGATTTCGGCATAAGTCATTTCCTCCAGCCCGACGAGCAACAGCACTTCACGCTGGTCGTCCGGCAATTGGCGGAGGGCGGACTCGATATCCATCACTTCGAGCCGGTCGTTTTGGGTAGCGCGCGTCGGCACCTCGCAGGCATCGTCGTCGAGCGAATGGGTCGGCAAGCTGCCGCACCGCAGTTGGTCTACGCGCAGGTTGTGCATGATGCCGAACAGCCAGGCCCGCAAATCGCTGCCCGCCCGCCATTGAGCAAAGCGGTTCCAGGCGCGTTCAAGGGTGTCCTGCACGAGGTCGTCCGCCGCCGCGCGGTCGCCCAGCATCGCCCGCGCGTAACGGCGTAGGCGAGGCAATTCGGCGATGATCGCGCGGCTGTCCACGGTCTGCTTAAGGTTTAGCTACGTGCCAAACGTTGTTGAAGCCGTCACCGGTCTTGTCACCGGCCTTCTGGTCCTTGGCCCAGAAATACAGTGGCTTGCCCTTGAAGGCCCATTGTTTCTTGCCATCGTCGCGGGTGACAACACTGTAGTCGCCACTCGCCATGTCGCCATCCATGGCCATCAGCGGCGGCCAGTTGGCGGCGCACGGGCCGTTGCACATGCTCTTGCCGCTGCCGGCGGCATCCTTGTCGAAGACATAAAGCGTCATGCCATTGCTGCCGGTCAGCATGCCATCCGACACCATGGCCGGCGCAGCGGCACGCGTACCGACACCTGAACAAGCCGCCAGCGTGGCCGACATGAGCAGCGTGAGAAGCAGGTTTTTCGTTTTCATGATGATCTCCGTTGGTTTTGGGGGGCTACACCAAGGTATACGGAAGACGCATTCAGTTTATTCCATCGGCCCGGCCGAGCCGCCACAACGAAGTCACCTCGGCGGCCCGTGCCGCGTGCAGCGGATCACTCGCATCCTGCGCCTTGGGATGTTTCGGCCGGGTATCGAGACGGGCTATGACTTTCAACCCGGCCATCTCGATCCAGCCGAGCAGCTTTTGCCGCGAGCGCAGGCCGAGGTGTTCGGCGATATCCGAAATAATCAGCCAGCCCTCGCCATCGACCTCCAGATGCGAGGCCAGACGACCGAGAAAACCGCGCAACATGCGCGAGTCCGGATCATAGACCGCGTACTCGACCGGCGAAGTCGGCTGCGCCGGCAACCACGGTGGATTGCACACAACCAGTTTCGCCCGCCCTTCCGGGAACAGATCGGTCTTCACAAGGCGGATTGCTGCGGTCAACCCCAATTTTTCGACATTTTCGGAGGCGCAAGCCAAGGCGCGCTCGTTCATGTCGGTCGCGACGATCTGCTTGACACCACGCCGGGCCAGAATCGCCGCGATGATGCCGGAACCGGTGCCGATATCGAAGGCCAGATCACAATTGGCCGGCAACGGCGCCTTGGCAACGAGATCGACATACTCCCCGCGCACCGGCGAAAACACGCCGTAATGCGGATAGATGCGCCCCTCCACTGCCGGCACCGGCACGCCCTTCTTGCGCCATTCGTGGGCGCTGACGACAGCCAGCAAC contains:
- the rpsU gene encoding 30S ribosomal protein S21, producing MPNVRVKENEPFEVAIRRFKRTVEKTGLLTELRAREFYEKPTAERKRKAAAAVKRQHKRLRSLTLPPKLF
- a CDS encoding transcriptional regulator, with amino-acid sequence MNTESILTHLKKHGQLLDADIAKGTGIALSDVRTSILELSAQKAISVCSMTTFKNGTPTEGMFCRVSGYMPSAAPGRKPGVKT
- the rpoD gene encoding RNA polymerase sigma factor RpoD, whose translation is MAKAKDPVKEAPKARISKAKEKAAEKALLQGQMAEAPEPLDAEARKTRLKTLIKLGKERGYLTYAEINDHLPDDVVDAESIEAIISTFSEMSIQVFDEAPAAEDLLMSDTAAVAADDEEVEAQAEQALSTVDSEFGRTTDPVRMYMREMGTVELLTREGEIEIAKRIEEGLKHMIQAISACPTTITDILDMAAKVENDEMRIDELVDGLIDPNATEEVAAAPEMPEAEEEETDDEDEDGDGGAAGAASASLLQLKTDALERFKAIKSVHAKMQKLLSSKGPHDKAYLKLQQQISDELLNIRFTSRSIERLCDSVRGMVEQIRGSERKIQQICVDRVKMPRPHFIQTFPGKETTLEWVDAEIAAAPKTYLAILTRCAPDIKEEQKKLIALQDRIGIPLKDLKDINKQMSTGEAKARRAKREMTEANLRLVISIAKKYTNRGLQFLDLIQEGNIGLMKAVDKFEYRRGYKFSTYATWWIRQAITRSIADQARTIRIPVHMIETINKMNRISRQILQETGAEPDPATLAKKMDMPEDKIRKIMKISKEPISMETPIGDDDDSHLGDFIEDQLTLAPADAAMYSSLRGVTKEILDTLTTREAKVLRMRFGIEMNTDHTLEEVGKQFDVTRERIRQIEAKALRKLRHPTRSDKLRSFLDQNGN
- the arfB gene encoding alternative ribosome rescue aminoacyl-tRNA hydrolase ArfB, whose protein sequence is MNALVLNESEVEFTAIRAQGAGGQNVNKVSNAVHLRFDIAASSLPGEIKEKLRAMRDQRISSDGIVVIKAQKHRSLERNREDGLVRLRELIAAAAFVPVVRRPTKPSRSAQRKRIESKIKRGQVKLQRGRVSE
- a CDS encoding COG4315 family predicted lipoprotein, encoding MKTKNLLLTLLMSATLAACSGVGTRAAAPAMVSDGMLTGSNGMTLYVFDKDAAGSGKSMCNGPCAANWPPLMAMDGDMASGDYSVVTRDDGKKQWAFKGKPLYFWAKDQKAGDKTGDGFNNVWHVAKP
- the dnaG gene encoding DNA primase; the protein is MIPDSFIQDLLARVDIVDLVDSYVPLKKAGANYAACCPFHNEKSPSFTVSPTKQFYHCFGCGAHGTAISFVMEYQGLGFVDAVKDLATRAGMQVPESEGRSFKDEKPGQTRTLIEIMARAAQYYKDQLKQSPKAIEYCKKRGLTGEIAARFGMGYAPDGWQNLQGVFPDYNADELKVAGLVIENESGRRYDRFRDRLMIPIINPKGEIIAFGGRIIDQGEPKYLNSPETPLFEKGRELFGLPQARQTLRETDTAIVTEGYMDVIALAQNGVGNAVATLGTATTATHVTKLLRQVDRIVFCFDGDNAGRKAAWRALENSLEALADNKRLAFIFLPQEHDPDSYIREFGKEQFDRQVIQAMPLSDFLLRELAQRCDLTSSEGKAQLIYEAKPLLLKLPTPLLRLQLVKRLAEASGFAQGEVERLCELKSYTPSAPPKAKRTAPSLTRNLLRIVLHKPQLASQLPIDLLPDTPERAALIRLHDLVSANDDASSYAGIREQLRGQPEESMIENAASELLGQPFDEDEADEEFRDTLDKLQEGGQKRAFAELQAKAHQFGVAGLSAAEKMAYIQLLSKQANRS
- a CDS encoding GatB/YqeY domain-containing protein, whose amino-acid sequence is MSLKARITEDMKSAMKAKETAKLSAIRLLLAALKQKEVDERIELDDTAVVAIIEKLTKQRKDSVTQYEAAGRQELADAEKFEIAVLAVYLPEKMSTEETAAAVAAAVAATGAKGPADMGKLMAVLKPQLAGKADMAEVSKLVKAALAG
- a CDS encoding RNA polymerase sigma factor → MLGDRAAADDLVQDTLERAWNRFAQWRAGSDLRAWLFGIMHNLRVDQLRCGSLPTHSLDDDACEVPTRATQNDRLEVMDIESALRQLPDDQREVLLLVGLEEMTYAEIAAALGIPIGTVMSRLSRGRERLRQIMEGRQSGANLRVVR
- a CDS encoding anti-sigma factor family protein — its product is MSPLNITEDDLHAYVDGALTPARRAEIEAYLVLYPEDAERVRAYRAQNEALKALFNPVLVEPLPDHLQALTVQPVNATVNRKKWPNLKSWPLQQIAAGVVVATLGGVAGWLGHGQYQSAEHMAQVVVPLSRQAAVAHVVYSPDARRPVEVTADQEEALVKWLSKRLGTPVSPPKLGALGYELVGGRLLPGNAGPVAQFMYQEATGQRMTLYVTTENATQPETGFRFAREGQVNVFYWVDGKFGYALSASTAKGELAKVATAVYDQLEAKK
- the plsY gene encoding glycerol-3-phosphate 1-O-acyltransferase PlsY, with the translated sequence MQIALALVTAYLLGSVPFAMISSKLFGLADPRTYGSGNPGATNVLRSGNKKAALFTLLGDALKGWAAVFIAQQMGFSSTVIGLVALAVFLGHLYPIFLKFKGGKGVATAAGVLIALDPLLGLAVAGTWLFMAYAFRYSSLAAVIAAAMAPVISVLMHGGNGQTVVVGILGMALIGKHWQNIQRLMAGQESKIGSKKKA
- the tpx gene encoding thiol peroxidase; amino-acid sequence: MTQSVTLGGNAITVAGKFPQKGDTAPAFSLVAKDLSDVALASFAGTRKILNIFPSIDTPTCATSVRQFNTKASGLPNAVVLCISADLPFAQARFCGAEGLDNVVNLSTLRGREFIEAYGVAITSGPLAGLTARAVVVLDENDKVIHSELVSEIKNEPDYAAALSAL
- the tsaD gene encoding tRNA (adenosine(37)-N6)-threonylcarbamoyltransferase complex transferase subunit TsaD — encoded protein: MLVLGIESSCDETGIALYDSAAGLLSHALHSQVAMHAEYGGVVPELASRDHIRRVVPLLREALAQGNRSLDEVDAVAYTRGPGLAGALLVGCAFAEALALAIDKPTIPVHHLEGHLLSPLLSATPPTFPFVALLVSGGHTQLMRVTGVGEYELLGETLDDAAGEAFDKSAKLLGLPYPGGALLSKLAESGTPGVYELPRPMLHSGDLSFSFSGLKTAVLTLVREHAEDMSEPFKADAARAFQEAIVEVLVKKSLKAMKQTGLKQLVVAGGVGANKQLRATLDDEARRKRFSVYYPELEFCTDNGAMIALAGCLRLQAGTPAKAAGSFAIQPRWPLSDLIG
- a CDS encoding MgtC/SapB family protein, which encodes MHALSVEALSSYWSANEIATNIIVFMNLVGALLLGFILGYERSYHGRAAGMRTYGLVCVASCACTVIAGYPGSWYGGAALLQAGGAAVPMPDPTRVIQGIVTGVGFLGAGVIMKEGLNISGLTTAASIWSASVIGILVGIGFYGAAILLTLLSAACMLYVSKLEAWLPSRHAISVSLRFLPEFMPQEVYIRKALLDMGYEVAGGSFSVGYHGRAQEWRFVAVALGQGIGKPLAEMPVKLIGLDGVDSFNVAHARN